A single region of the Micropterus dolomieu isolate WLL.071019.BEF.003 ecotype Adirondacks linkage group LG02, ASM2129224v1, whole genome shotgun sequence genome encodes:
- the akt1s1 gene encoding uncharacterized protein akt1s1: MASITQSSEPEIPDNHKESWLALLSAAETYCQKSGFDLAILTACKKFRSSAGDGDGRKKRESGSAFPNECDFSYNVWGQGFLAESARRYMDDIGVLHSTTMLTAQKHTRQSGREGGTKLVVDLTSDPGHRGSFTGDGVVGGVSPNGRLYSQSYPSIYSSGAMTGQGDGQNGNGEREREKSVQEAERGRQRSGIVDLEEECEDEEEEEEMDERRPYGNESAGVFSMDEDSLSRDCEPFFESDGEEESTDGSLSEDAPPPSRGMAVGQAAFSARHAHPMALARSLPVSVPVWGCRGSRGGQGDGNSGERVGCADLEHIAASMKALLAPGATDGTEMFGALPRPRLNTGDFSLKH, from the exons ATGGCCTCCATCACCCAGTCATCTGAGCCCGAGATCCCAGACAACCACAAAGAGAGCTGGCTGGCGCTGCTTTCTGCTGCGGAAACTTATTGCCAAAAGTCTGGCTTTGATCTGGCCATACTTACAGCTTGTAAGAAGTTCCGGTCGTCGGCTGGAGACGGAGATGGGAGGAAGAAACGGGAGAGCGGCAGTGCCTTTCCTAACGAGTGTGATTTCTCCTATAATGTATGGGGTCAAGGGTTTCTGGCAGAGTCTGCTCGCCGCTACATGGACGACATTGGTGTGCTGCACTCCACGACCATGCTAACAGCCCAAAAGCACACACGCCAGTCAGGGCGAGAGGGAGGAACCAAACTGGTGGTGGACTTGACCTCGGACCCCGGACACAGGGGG AGCTTTACAGGCGACGGCGTGGTGGGCGGTGTCAGTCCCAATGGCAGACTGTATTCCCAAAGCTACCCGTCAATCTACAGCTCAGGAGCCATGACTGGGCAGGGCGACGGGCAGAACGGTAACGGAGAGAGGGAGCGGGAGAAGAGTGTGCAGGAGGCCGAGCGGGGGAGACAGAGGTCTGGGATTGTGGACTTGGAAGAAGAGtgtgaggatgaggaagaggaggaggaaatggaTGAGAGGAGACCCTATGGGAATGAAAGTGCTG GTGTCTTCTCCATGGATGAAGACTCTCTGTCTCGTGACTGCGAGCCGTTCTTTGAGTCCGACGGGGAGGAGGAGAGCACTGATG GCTCTTTGAGTGAGGACGCTCCTCCGCCGTCACGCGGCATGGCTGTGGGTCAGGCTGCGTTCTCGGCCCGTCACGCCCACCCCATGGCTTTGGCCCGCTCGCTGCCGGTATCTGTGCCTGTGTGGGGCTGCAGAGGAAGCAGGGGTGGTCAAGGAGACGGCAACAGTGGAGAACGG GTGGGCTGCGCTGACCTGGAGCACATCGCTGCCAGTATGAAGGCCCTGCTGGCACCTGGAGCCACTGACGGGACAGAAATGTTTGGGGCCCTGCCTCGGCCCCGTCTCAACACAGGGGATTTCTCCCTCAAGCattga